From one Pagrus major chromosome 21, Pma_NU_1.0 genomic stretch:
- the c21h7orf25 gene encoding UPF0415 protein C7orf25 homolog has translation MSLQVTLQQRISSAQVLLQRAEQLCPGAEGHQKLCGKLRAELRFLRRVEAGELQVKESHLHSTNLTHLTAIVESAQSLEGVVALLHVFTYQDAAGSRQTLVVDVVANGGHTWVKAVGRKAEALHNIWQGRGQYGDKSIIRQAEDFLQASRQQPVQYRHPHIVFAFYNGVSCPMADRLRDMGISVRGDIVAVNAVVMEGGDEEEVEEEVEEEEEPAEEEEEEEEEEEEEEVEEEEEEEEEAELTRVDRGTVVASLAFPAQVQVEECRRVNLDITTLITYVSSLSHGRCHFTFREPVLTEQAAQERRLQVLPQLDAFMQGKELFACRAAVHDFQVILDTLGGPGEKERAQKLLARLHLVDDQPSERTLQLTPSAKVNQRSLMIFGTGDSLRAVTMTANSRFVRASANQGVRYSVFIHQPRALTEGKEWRATPI, from the coding sequence ATGTCTCTCCAGGTGACGTTGCAGCAGAGGATCAGCTCTGCTCAGGTGTTGCTGCAGCGTGCGGAGCAGCTCTGTCCGGGGGCTGAAGGGCACCAGAAGCTGTGCGGTAAACTGCGGGCGGAGCTTCGTTTCTTGCGGCGGGTGGAGGCAGGAGAGTTGCAGGTCAAAGAGTCTCACCTGCACAGCACCAACCTGACTCACCTGACAGCCATCGTGGAGTCGGCCCAGAGTCTGGAGGGCGTGGTCGCTCTGCTGCACGTCTTCACCTACCAGGACGCTGCCGGCAGCAGGCAGACTCTGGTGGTGGACGTGGTGGCGAACGGGGGACACACCTGGGTGAAGGCAGTGGGCCGTAAGGCGGAAGCTCTGCACAACATATGGCAGGGGCGGGGCCAATACGGGGACAAAAGCATCATCAGGCAGGCAGAGGACTTCCTGCAGGCAAGCCGCCAGCAGCCCGTCCAGTACCGCCACCCCCACATTGTCTTCGCCTTCTACAACGGCGTCTCCTGCCCTATGGCCGACCGCCTCAGGGACATGGGAATCTCTGTCCGCGGGGACATCGTCGCCGTCAATGCCGtggtgatggagggaggagacgaggaggaggtggaggaggaggtggaggaggaggaggagcctgctgaggaagaagaagaagaagaggaggaggaggaggaggaggaggtggaggaggaggaggaggaggaggaggaggctgagctGACCCGGGTAGACCGTGGCACTGTGGTGGCCAGCCTGGCATTTCCAGCtcaggtgcaggtggaggagtGTCGGCGTGTGAACCTTGACATCACCACGCTCATCACGTACGTGTCATCGCTGAGTCACGGCCGCTGCCACTTCACCTTCAGGGAGCCGGTGCTGACGGAGCAGGCAGCCCAGGAGCGTCGCCTGCAGGTGCTGCCGCAGCTCGATGCCTTCATGCAGGGGAAGGAGCTGTTTGCCTGCCGCGCTGCTGTCCATGACTTCCAGGTGATCCTGGACACGCTGGGCGGGCCGGGCGAGAAGGAGCGCGCTCAGAAGCTACTTGCTCGCCTCCATTTGGTGGACGACCAGCCCTCGGAGCGCACGCTGCAGCTCACGCCCAGCGCCAAGGTCAACCAACGCTCGCTCATGATCTTTGGCACCGGAGACTCTCTGAGAGCCGTCACAATGACTGCAAACAGCCGATTCGTCAGGGCGTCGGCCAATCAGGGCGTCCGATACAGCGTGTTCATCCACCAACCGAGAGCTCTGACTGAGGGCAAGGAGTGGAGGGCCACACCCATCTGA